The Ovis aries strain OAR_USU_Benz2616 breed Rambouillet chromosome 6, ARS-UI_Ramb_v3.0, whole genome shotgun sequence genome includes a window with the following:
- the LOC101104401 gene encoding platelet factor 4 → MNPAVGTRASRPRSSPGLLLLGLLLLPAIALAQESSLPAASVSLPADSEGGEEEDLQCVCLKTTSGIHPRHISSLEVIGAGLHCPSPQLIATLKTGRKICLDQQNPLYKKIIKRLLKN, encoded by the exons ATGAATCCGGCAGTCGGAACCCGCGCCTCCCGCCCGCGGTCCAGCCCGGGGCTGCTGCTCCTGGGGCTGCTGCTCCTGCCGGCCATCGCCCTCGCCCAAG AGTCGTCACTCCCTGCCGCCTCAGTCTCGCTCCCGGCGGACTCTGAAGGTGGAGAGGAGGAGGACCTGCAATGCGTGTGCCTGAAGACCACTTCGGGGATTCACCCCAGGCACATCTCCAGCCTGGAAGTGATCGGAGCCGGGCTCCACTGCCCCAGCCCCCAACTGAT AGCTACGCTGAAGACGGGGAGGAAAATTTGCCTGGACCAGCAGAATCCTCTGTATAAGAAaataatcaagaggcttttgaagaATTAG
- the PPBP gene encoding platelet basic protein, with protein MSLRLHTTSSYTVRSPLPVLQVLLLMSLLLTMLVPSTNGKLSSKERLLHVELRCLCLKTTSGIHSSNIQNLQVNRAGPHCANVEVLAVLRNGKKICLDPEAPRIKKIVQKILEDGGSAA; from the exons ATGAGCCTCAGACTCCACACCACCTCCTCATATACCGTGCGCAGCCCACTTCCTGTCCTACAGGTGTTGCTGCTGATGTCACTGCTCCTGACGATGCTGGTTCCCTCCACCAATGGAAAAC TTAGCAGCAAAGAGAGATTGCTCCATGTTGAACTTCGCTGCTTGTGTCTGAAGACCACCTCTGGCATTCATTCCAGTAACATCCAAAATTTGCAGGTCAACAGGGCTGGACCCCACTGTGCCAATGTCGAAGTATT AGCCGTGCTaaggaatgggaagaaaatctgCCTGGATCCGGAAGCCCCCAGAATCAAGAAAATAGTCCAGAAAATATTGGAAGATGGTGGGTCAGCTGCTtaa